A window of Pyrobaculum aerophilum str. IM2 contains these coding sequences:
- a CDS encoding ribosome assembly factor SBDS: MTKKVAVAKLDKGGEHFEILIDPDAALELKMGKPLGIDKVLVHEEIYKDAKKGLRASEQALKKVFGTTDVRKIAEIIIKEGEIPLTAEQRRKLIEDKKRQIVEWISRNCIDVRTKTPVPPQRVENALEQARVSIDPFKSVEEQVQEVLKEIQRIIPIKVATARVALAVSSTYAQRVKGLVAKMAKIVNERYKSDGSWEALLELPAGLQDVLIARVNDVTHGDADIRILEIVY, from the coding sequence ATGACTAAAAAGGTGGCCGTAGCTAAGCTTGATAAAGGCGGGGAGCACTTCGAGATCCTCATTGATCCAGACGCCGCCTTGGAGTTGAAGATGGGCAAGCCGCTCGGCATAGATAAGGTGTTAGTCCACGAGGAGATCTATAAAGATGCCAAAAAGGGGCTCCGCGCCTCAGAACAGGCGTTGAAAAAGGTTTTTGGCACGACAGATGTGAGGAAAATCGCCGAGATTATTATAAAAGAGGGCGAAATACCGCTAACGGCCGAGCAGAGGAGGAAGCTCATAGAGGACAAGAAGAGACAGATAGTTGAATGGATATCAAGGAACTGTATTGACGTCAGGACAAAGACGCCAGTACCCCCGCAGAGAGTTGAAAACGCGCTGGAACAAGCCCGCGTATCAATAGATCCGTTTAAATCGGTGGAGGAACAGGTACAGGAGGTTCTAAAGGAGATACAGAGGATAATTCCAATAAAAGTGGCCACAGCGCGGGTGGCCCTGGCGGTCTCCTCCACATATGCCCAGAGGGTAAAGGGGCTAGTGGCAAAAATGGCCAAAATCGTAAACGAGAGGTATAAGTCGGACGGCTCGTGGGAGGCCTTGCTGGAACTGCCCGCGGGGCTACAAGACGTATTAATAGCAAGGGTAAACGACGTCACTCACGGTGACGCGGATATAAGAATTCTCGAGATAGTGTACTAA
- a CDS encoding thiamine-phosphate synthase family protein: MLPLEFLTNEVLVPLKGLIAHELAERGYSQSRIGLLLGISQPAVSAYLKSPKAHYEERLLRILDRRELSRLIRSLTALVEYASAEEFLRYINNFSLGLLSSLRLCPLHRTAYPELLGCDICKDIQVYTETTKSVETAFEILKRCENCYKLVPKVLMNIVELGPEGGVGFPGRIHVEGTQLAAKGKPKPGASRFLTSLLEEVNKLRPEIKAVANIAYLARTCVGEKFAAAEVGPSNSEEEIISNIASAFRSSVYDVIYDKGGEGIEPNAYVFGADAVDVATKLLEIAKCIK; the protein is encoded by the coding sequence GTGCTACCGCTAGAGTTCTTAACTAACGAGGTGTTGGTGCCGCTCAAGGGATTAATAGCACACGAGCTTGCTGAGAGGGGCTACTCCCAGAGCCGTATAGGACTGCTGTTAGGAATATCTCAGCCCGCGGTTAGCGCGTATTTAAAAAGCCCAAAGGCGCATTACGAGGAGAGACTATTAAGAATATTAGATCGCAGAGAGCTCTCACGCCTAATTAGATCACTAACAGCGCTCGTGGAGTATGCAAGCGCCGAGGAGTTCCTTAGATACATTAACAACTTCTCCTTAGGCCTCCTCTCCTCTCTGCGGCTGTGCCCGCTACACAGAACGGCCTATCCAGAACTGCTAGGTTGCGACATATGTAAGGACATTCAAGTCTATACAGAGACTACGAAAAGCGTGGAGACGGCGTTTGAAATACTCAAGCGGTGTGAAAATTGTTACAAACTCGTGCCTAAGGTATTAATGAACATAGTAGAATTAGGCCCTGAGGGCGGAGTGGGGTTCCCGGGGAGGATTCACGTTGAGGGAACGCAGTTAGCCGCCAAGGGTAAGCCGAAGCCTGGCGCGTCGCGTTTCTTGACGAGTTTATTAGAAGAAGTAAATAAATTACGCCCCGAGATAAAGGCCGTAGCCAATATAGCATATTTGGCGAGGACTTGCGTTGGGGAGAAATTCGCCGCGGCTGAGGTCGGGCCTAGCAATAGCGAAGAGGAAATAATCTCTAATATAGCCTCGGCGTTTCGGAGCAGTGTATATGATGTAATATACGACAAAGGCGGTGAGGGCATAGAGCCAAACGCCTATGTTTTTGGCGCCGACGCCGTCGACGTAGCCACAAAACTGCTAGAAATCGCTAAATGTATAAAGTGA
- a CDS encoding ABC transporter ATP-binding protein, with the protein MIEYVEVGLGGRKAAVRLTNVVFVTGTGKSTFLKLVYGVLSSVGKRLPKLGIEWSFYAQSGEVIYSITATRNRVRQTISTQGEEIAFEFVPAKGAHRLIKPIDIAVTDADVVMPEVKTKEHVSVVADEDIERLNSLLLAARKAFSVKAQFLGPYISPRSLVDASTKQINALERHGRNLAAVLSNLALYNPSAYDSIRTAFRKLGFSISVGLAKPGFVGVIVSTKRGKMPLSKAPCSIKSLLAIAVALELKPDLLLIDNLDYCLTKNTAEALAAILRQKSTKVIAEIHNSEVVDWFNLPNKSVVELML; encoded by the coding sequence ATGATTGAATACGTAGAGGTAGGCTTAGGAGGTAGAAAGGCCGCTGTGCGTCTAACTAACGTCGTTTTCGTAACAGGCACAGGCAAATCTACCTTCCTGAAGTTAGTATATGGAGTTTTGTCTAGTGTGGGCAAGAGATTGCCTAAACTGGGAATTGAGTGGAGTTTTTACGCACAGAGCGGAGAAGTAATCTATTCAATCACCGCCACTAGGAATAGAGTGAGACAGACGATTTCCACACAAGGCGAGGAGATCGCCTTTGAATTCGTCCCCGCAAAGGGCGCCCACAGGTTAATAAAGCCAATAGACATAGCGGTGACAGACGCAGATGTTGTTATGCCTGAGGTGAAAACTAAGGAACATGTATCTGTGGTCGCAGACGAGGATATTGAAAGACTTAACTCTCTGTTGTTAGCCGCTAGAAAAGCGTTTAGCGTCAAGGCGCAATTTCTAGGCCCATACATAAGCCCGAGGTCGTTAGTAGACGCATCTACTAAACAGATTAACGCGCTCGAGCGCCACGGCCGCAATTTAGCCGCCGTGCTGTCTAATCTCGCGCTTTATAACCCCTCGGCTTATGATTCCATAAGAACGGCTTTCAGGAAATTAGGCTTTTCCATATCTGTGGGCTTAGCTAAGCCGGGGTTTGTCGGCGTAATTGTGTCGACAAAAAGGGGAAAAATGCCGCTGTCAAAAGCTCCGTGTTCTATAAAAAGCCTACTTGCCATAGCCGTCGCGCTTGAGTTAAAACCTGATTTACTACTTATTGACAACCTCGACTATTGCCTGACGAAAAATACAGCCGAGGCGCTTGCCGCTATACTCCGGCAGAAGTCCACAAAAGTAATAGCCGAGATTCACAACAGCGAAGTTGTTGATTGGTTCAATCTGCCCAATAAGTCAGTAGTTGAATTAATGCTGTAA
- a CDS encoding RNA-binding domain-containing protein, whose translation MSCPVSLLYARAYIHATEDPDRVIRALKNIVTSRFTVRSARGHYGNLINIIEAKLEDCEALEALKSILARLDDVEFLLMVSGVEGSRLYAKFDKQQAYRGILKISHGDDVIYLEVRMRSLVVKDARNFLSTLREALKR comes from the coding sequence GTGTCGTGTCCCGTGTCTCTCCTCTACGCCAGAGCCTATATACATGCCACCGAGGATCCTGATAGAGTAATCCGCGCGCTTAAAAATATCGTAACTAGCCGATTTACAGTAAGAAGCGCTAGGGGGCACTACGGAAATCTAATAAACATTATAGAGGCTAAGCTGGAGGACTGTGAGGCGCTGGAGGCCCTTAAGTCTATACTAGCCAGGCTGGACGACGTGGAGTTTCTGTTGATGGTGTCAGGAGTAGAGGGGTCTAGGCTATACGCCAAATTTGATAAACAACAAGCCTACAGAGGGATCTTGAAAATATCACACGGCGACGACGTTATATACCTAGAGGTCAGGATGAGGTCATTAGTCGTTAAAGATGCCCGGAATTTTCTCTCCACCCTGAGAGAAGCGTTAAAAAGATAG
- the psmA gene encoding archaeal proteasome endopeptidase complex subunit alpha, which yields MFPPAMAGYDRAITIFSPEGKIYQVEYAGEAVKRGWPTVGVKCKAGVVLTAEKRKISALFDSSSLEKIYLIDEHVAASPSGLLADARILIDYARDVALSHRFIYDEPIDVEFLTKAVCNLKQQYTQFGGARPFGVALLIAGVDRHGARLYQTDPSGVYIGYFATAIGAESGTITEFLEKNYKFDMEMGECIELALKALASAVEITDSANVEVAYATIEEKKMRKMSQDEVASLLTKLGLLKKS from the coding sequence ATGTTCCCACCGGCAATGGCAGGTTACGATCGCGCAATAACAATCTTCTCGCCTGAGGGCAAAATATATCAAGTTGAGTACGCCGGCGAGGCGGTAAAGAGGGGGTGGCCGACCGTCGGCGTTAAGTGTAAAGCAGGCGTCGTGCTCACGGCAGAGAAGAGGAAGATCTCAGCGCTGTTTGATTCATCTTCTCTAGAAAAAATTTATTTAATTGATGAGCACGTCGCGGCATCTCCCTCAGGCCTCCTCGCAGATGCTAGAATCCTTATAGACTACGCCAGAGACGTGGCTTTAAGCCACAGGTTTATTTACGACGAGCCAATAGACGTGGAATTCTTAACAAAAGCAGTATGTAATTTAAAACAACAGTACACCCAGTTTGGAGGCGCCAGGCCCTTCGGAGTAGCCCTTCTTATAGCCGGCGTTGATAGACACGGCGCTAGGCTGTACCAGACTGATCCCTCAGGGGTCTACATAGGATACTTCGCCACTGCCATAGGCGCTGAGTCTGGCACAATTACAGAATTCTTAGAGAAGAACTACAAATTCGACATGGAAATGGGGGAGTGTATAGAATTGGCATTAAAAGCGTTGGCGTCTGCGGTGGAGATAACAGATAGCGCAAACGTCGAAGTGGCATATGCGACAATAGAGGAGAAGAAAATGAGGAAAATGAGCCAAGACGAAGTGGCCTCGCTACTTACTAAACTAGGGCTACTTAAAAAGAGCTAA